One Fusarium poae strain DAOMC 252244 chromosome 4, whole genome shotgun sequence DNA window includes the following coding sequences:
- a CDS encoding hypothetical protein (SECRETED:SignalP(1-21)), with product MPSTKVIVAFMAALAVPMANAGNCKPKPVTTTDVALPGVTTSGTVTAITSGTETGTPTAETSAATTTEAACSKYTPYEAQPADCGKKGIAPNCADKIIGTPSTCVDWTECGNTCGKTLGCKSFSVKGRTCTLYKTVVEELGWTASEGSGASEFYDLDLCFTCAEESSATSGTETVTGAQTTETAEGVQTTETAAGTETTETAAGVQTTETAAGTETTETAAGTETTETAEGVQTTETAAGTETTETAAGAQTTETAAGTETTETAAGTETTETAAGTETTETAAGTETTETAEGVQTTETAAGTETTETAAGTETTETAAGTETTETAAGIQTTETAAGTETTNAAVTTTEAATTTAAGCTAAYTTVDSAPVESCAVQGRSEDGTPIARYRMVESADECAAKCADYVSEENADEVCNTFSYQGDSWSCILYAASVNDLNVDDAECEEGTLCQADSSFYDLHACYAKCDGYIAPTTTAAGLTDAAVTTDAATTDAATTTEAAVTTDAATTTEAAVTTEAATTDAATTTDAATTTDAATTTDAATTTDAATTEAATTTEAAPVCTNYIPKPDRPSTCGQQGKVSCRSSQKLGQSVWAASADKCGKICGTTEGCKTFSFKYNGSKCQLYSSALDQLTFTPCNTGVKFYDLEKCYTCQNEETPAPPATCSKYVADFASCGSNTYCGTRGSICEEVLIPNVGDASCLENCAKSCINFGAECVYFSYKPATPWGNAKCKLYKSGKITKNKNSIIKFYQQPCFKCQNPPVL from the coding sequence AGACTTCTGCTGCCACCACCACTGAGGCTGCTTGTTCCAAGTACACTCCTTACGAGGCTCAGCCTGCCGACTGTGGTAAGAAGGGCATTGCTCCCAACTGTGCTGACAAGATCATTGGCACCCCCTCGACCTGTGTAGACTGGACCGAGTGTGGCAACACCTGCGGCAAGACTCTTGGATGCAAGTCTTTCTCTGTCAAGGGACGTACTTGCACCCTCTACAAGACGGTCGTCGAGGAGCTTGGCTGGACTGCCAGTGAGGGTTCTGGCGCTAGCGAGTTCTACGATCTTGATCTTTGCTTCACATGTGCCGAGGAGTCCAGCGCTACCTCTGGTACTGAGACTGTCACCGGTGCTCAGACTACTGAGACTGCTGAGGGTGTTCAGACCACCGAGACTGCTGCCGGCACCGAGACCACCGAGACTGCTGCAGGTGTTCAGACTACTGAGACTGCTGCTGGCACCGAGACCACCGAGACTGCTGCTGGTACCGAGACCACCGAGACTGCTGAGGGTGTTCAGACTACTGAGACTGCTGCCGGCACCGAGACCACCGAGACTGCTGCGGGTGCTCAGACTACTGAGACTGCTGCCGGCACCGAGACTACTGAGACTGCTGCCGGCACCGAGACTACTGAGACTGCTGCCGGCACCGAGACCACCGAGACTGCTGCTGGTACCGAGACCACCGAGACTGCTGAGGGTGTTCAGACTACTGAGACTGCTGCCGGCACCGAGACCACCGAGACTGCTGCCGGCACCGAGACCACCGAGACTGCTGCTGGTACTGAGACCACCGAGACCGCTGCTGGTATTCAAACCACTGAGACCGCTGCTGGTACCGAGACTACCAACGCTGCCGTCACTACTACTGAGGCTGCCACCACCACTGCTGCTGGTTGCACTGCTGCTTACACTACCGTCGACAGCGCTCCTGTTGAGTCTTGCGCTGTCCAGGGCCGATCTGAGGATGGCACCCCCATTGCCAGATACCGAATGGTCGAGAGCGCCGACGAGTGTGCTGCCAAGTGCGCTGACTATGTCAGTGAGGAAAACGCTGATGAGGTCTGCAACACCTTCTCTTACCAGGGTGATTCTTGGTCATGCATACTTTACGCCGCTTCGGTGAATGATCTGAACGTCGACGATGCTGAGTGCGAAGAGGGCACCCTTTGCCAGGCGGACTCCTCCTTTTACGACCTCCACGCCTGCTATGCCAAATGCGATGGATACATTGCCCCTACTACCACCGCGGCTGGCCTCACTGATGCTGCTGTTACCACTGATGCTGCTACCACTGATGCTGCCACTACCACGGAGGCTGCTGTCACCACTGATGCTGCTACTACCACGGAGGCTGCCGTCACCACTGAGGCTGCTACCACTGATGCCGCTACCACCACTGATGCCGCTACCACCACTGATGCCGCTACCACCACTGATGCCGCTACCACCACTGATGCCGCTACTACCGAGGCCGCCACCACTACCGAGGCCGCCCCTGTTTGCACAAACTACATCCCCAAGCCTGATCGTCCCAGCACTTGCGGTCAGCAAGGCAAGGTCAGCTGCCGTTCTTCTCAGAAGCTCGGCCAGTCCGTCTGGGCCGCCAGCGCCGACAAGTGTGGCAAGATCTGCGGAACCACCGAGGGCTGCAAGACCTTCTCCTTCAAGTACAACGGCTCCAAGTGCCAGCTCTACAGCTCTGCCCTGGACCAGCTCACCTTCACTCCTTGCAACACTGGTGTCAAGTTCTACGACCTTGAGAAGTGCTACACTTGCCAGAACGAGGAgactcctgctcctcctgccACCTGCTCCAAGTATGTTGCCGACTTTGCCAGCTGTGGTAGCAACACCTACTGTGGCACTCGTGGTTCCATCTGCGAAGAGGTGCTCATCCCTAACGTTGGTGATGCCTCATGCCTCGAGAACTGTGCCAAGAGCTGCATCAACTTCGGCGCTGAGTGCGTGTACTTCAGCTACAAGCCTGCCACCCCCTGGGGCAACGCCAAGTGTAAGCTGTACAAGTCTGGCAAGAtcaccaagaacaagaactCCATCATCAAGTTCTACCAGCAGCCTTGCTTCAAGTGCCAGAACCCTCCTGTCTTGTAA
- a CDS encoding hypothetical protein (TransMembrane:1 (i151-169o)), with protein MSLRFTPPRRVASLAHPRSFRLECPAARCNNTRSPPTCAFSTKPTDRRSKIPNTQDSAPSEKPAKVRITPTTSEQSAVLQQRLQEKSANLARNREEQLREARQRRLDRIREERGKSRQVEEDKKKELTKDEEEKKKKEDYKRRYKQLERNWLKFMVGMPIFLVTSYDLFQRLVMKREPKVPPWKQAKINKEKEEREQGEKLEQHGEELLRD; from the exons ATGTCTTTACGCTTTACGCCGCCACGGAGGGTGGCCTCCTTAGCCCACCCACGATCATTCCGTCTCGAATGCCCTGCCGCTCGCTGCAACAACACACGATCTCCGCCAACATGCGCTTTCTCAACAAAGCCAACAGACCGTCGCTCCAAGATTCCCAACACGCAAGACTCTGCACCTAGCGAAAAGCCTGCGAAAGTGCGAATAACTCCCACGACATCGGAGCAATCTGCCGTGCTTCAGCAACGATTACAAGAAAAGTCAGCCAATTTAGCCAGGAACAGAGAGGAGCAACTGCGAGAAGCGAGACAAAGACGACTGGACAGGATCAGGGAAGAGAGGGGGAAAAGCAGGCAGGTGGAAGAAGATAAAAAGAAGGAGTTGACGAAAGacgaggaggaaaagaaaaagaaggaggACTATAAAAGGAGATACAAACAGCTGGAGAGAAATTGGCTCAAGTTTATGGTCGGTATGCCGATTTTCCTGGTAACGAGTTATGATCTTTTCCAAAGAC TGGTTATGAAAAGAGAGCCCAAGGTTCCTCCATGGAAGCAGGCCAAGATTAataaggagaaggaagagagagagCAAGGGGAAAAGTTAGAGCAGCATGGTGAGGAGCTCTTGAGGGACTGA
- the SPT5 gene encoding transcription elongation factor spt5 (BUSCO:4753at5125) produces MSSHDPSRFDDSEDEEDFNPAPADLSDDEQDGGNQKVKRGSSPAPRDDDDDEDERPSKSRHDDEEEEEEEEEEDTGRRRDDDDEEDEEEEDEEDEDIQQGHRRKRRKERGANFFDIEAEVDDEDEGEDDEMLGEEIGDFITNDHPDDIAETGIDDDRRHRELDRRRDMDSSMDAEKQAEILRQRYGNRRSGKGFRDVSVVPKRLLLPSVDDPSIWAVRCKEGKEREVVFSIMKRLEERAGTKDELAITAAFERGGIESVMKGFVYVEARRQTDILKGLDSMMNVYPHSKMILVDIKDMPELFRITKTPTLEPGAWVRLRKPPKHNGDLAQVIDVTENGLEARVRFIPRLDYGLRDDALSADGKRKRPFGNGPKPPQRLFSEIEARKRNPRAIQGNPSTGTWTYNNEEFENGFQVRDIKIQQLTVTDVNPSLEEVTRFASGAEDGTENLDLKALAHSLKDSNALATYLPGDVVEVYTGEQKGVVGKAMRVHSDVVSITVTEGELVGQEIDVPIRALRKRFSVGDHVKVIGGSKFRDEVGMVVNIKDDKVTLLTDQTNSEVTVFSKDLREASDIGGQGSLGQYSLHDLVQLDPTTVGCVVKVDRESLVVLDQFGTPRQVMPSQISNKIPKRKLVVAVDRHGSEIRLEDVVKEYTGQQRQGKIIHIHRSYIFLHSNDNKEHAGVFVTKANMVNTIAAKGGRVNTAASTGPDLTAMNPALKLHKNGSENKPLQQPRSFGRDKAIEQTVVIKKGAYKGLLGIVKDTTDTHARVELHTKSKTITVPKDSLAFKNRMTGATIDIASRGGRGGYGGGAGRGGGDRVPGWQSGSRTPMAGGNSDRVPAWGSRTPAASGRTPAWKAQDMSGARTPAWADGSRTVNPYDGSRTAYGSGGRTPAWQAGGRTPAPGDAFGAGSRTPAYGGGDSWGSGSKTPAWGVTAPTPGASGGDSWGSNSYDAPTPGGALGAPTPGAMNAPTPGAYSAPTPAAISAPTPGGWQGGWGADSAPTPAAGAPTPGYYAAPTPGASYGPPETPGATGPRYTDDD; encoded by the exons ATGTCTTCTCACGACCCTTCGCGCTTCGACGATtctgaggacgaggaagactTCAACCCTGCGCCCGCTGATCTATCTGATGACGAACAAGATGGCGGCAACCAAAAAGTGAAGCGTGGAAGCAGTCCTGCGCCTcgcgacgatgacgacgacgaggatgagcgACCCTCCAAATCGCGacatgacgatgaggaggaagaagaggaagaggaggaggaagatacTGGTAGACGTcgcgacgatgatgacgaagaagacgaagaagaagaggacgaggaggatgaagacatTCAACAG GGCCATCGCAGAAAGCGCAGAAAGGAGCGAGGTGCCAATTTCTTCGATATCGAAGCCGAAgtcgacgatgaagacgagggCGAAGACGACGAGATGCTGGGTGAAGAGATAGGAGACTTCATCACCAACGACCATCCAGATGACATCGCGGAAACCGGTATTGACGATGACCGACGACATCGCGAACTCGATCGCCGCAGGGACATGGACTCTAGTATGGATGCCGAGAAACAAGCAGAGATTCTGCGACAACGATACGGTAACAGACGCTCTGGCAAAGGCTTCAGGGACGTATCCGTGGTTCCCAAGCGACTTCTCCTCCCCAGTGTGGATGATCCAAGCATCTGGGCTGTCCGATGTAAAGAAGGGAAGGAACGAGAAGTTGTATTCTCCATCATGAAGCGTCTAGAAGAGCGAGCGGGTACGAAGGACGAACTCGCCATCACTGCCGCTTTTGAACGCGGAGGTATCGAATCCGTGATGAAGGGGTTTGTCTACGTTGAAGCTCGACGTCAAACCGACATTCTCAAGGGACTTGACAGCATGATGAACGTTTATCCCCATTCCAAGATGATCCTTGTCGACATCAAGGATATGCCTGAGCTGTTCCGCATCACTAAAACCCCTACTCTGGAACCCGGAGCTTGGGTCCGTCTTCGAAAACCCCCAAAGCACAATGGCGATCTTGCTCAAGTCATTGATGTTACTGAGAACGGCCTGGAAGCTCGTGTTCGCTTCATTCCCCGATTGGACTATGGTTTACGAGACGATGCCTTGTCCGCTGATGGCAAGCGTAAGCGACCCTTCGGCAATGGCCCCAAGCCACCTCAGCGACTGTTCAGCGAGATCGAGGCTCGAAAGCGTAACCCCCGTGCTATCCAAGGAAACCCTTCCACCGGCACATGGACATACAACAACGAGGAGTTCGAGAACGGATTCCAAGTCAGGGATATCAAAATCCAACAACTTACCGTCACTGACGTAAACCCATCTCTCGAGGAGGTTACCAGATTCGCTTCAGGAGCTGAAGATGGAACCGAGAACCTCGACCTCAAGGCGCTGGCACACAGTCTCAAAGATAGCAACGCACTGGCTACGTACCTCCCTGGCGACGTTGTCGAGGTCTACACCGGTGAGCAGAAGGGTGTTGTTGGAAAGGCCATGCGTGTTCACTCCGATGTCGTTTCAATCACCGTTACTGAAGGTGAACTCGTTGGACAAGAGATTGATGTCCCCATCAGAGCTCTTCGCAAGCGCTTCAGTGTCGGCGACCACGTCAAGGTCATTGGCGGTAGCAAGTTTAGAGACGAAGTCGGAATGGTTGTCAACATTAAGGACGACAAGGTTACACTTTTGACAGATCAGACAAACTCAGAGGTCACGGTGTTTAGCAAAGATCTGCGTGAAGCTAGTGATATCGGTGGTCAAGGCTCACTGGGCCAGTACTCGCTACACGATCTGGTGCAGCTCGATCCTACGACTGTGGGTTGTGTTGTCAAGGTTGATCGCGAGTCGCTTGTTGTCCTTGATCAGTTTGGAACTCCTCGCCAGGTTATGCCATCGCAGATTTCGAACAAAATTCCAAAGCGAAAGTTGGTCGTCGCCGTTGATCGACATGGCTCTGAGATTCGTCTGGAAGATGTTGTCAAGGAGTACACTGGTCAGCAGCGCCAAGGCAAAATCATCCACATTCACCGTTCATACATCTTCCTACACTCCAACGACAACAAGGAACATGCAGGTGTTTTTGTTACCAAGGCCAACATGGTCAACACTATTGCTGCCAAGGGTGGCCGCGTCAATACTGCCGCATCTACCGGTCCTGATTTGACAGCCATGAACCCAGCGCTCAAGCTTCACAAGAACGGAAGTGAGAATAAGCCCTTGCAACAACCCAGGTCTTTTGGACGAGATAAGGCAATCGAACAGACTGTTGTTATCAAGAAGGGAGCCTACAAAGGTCTTCTAGGCATTGTCAAAGACACCACAGACACCCATGCTCGCGTCGAGCTTCATACGAAGAGCAAGACGATCACGGTGCCTAAGGATAGTTTAGCGTTCAAGAACAGGATGACTGGTGCTACGATTGATATCGCCAGCCGAGGGGGTCGCGGTGGTTATGGCGGTGGTGCCGGACGTGGCGGCGGTGATCGTGTGCCAGGATGGCAGAGCGGCTCCCGCACACCCATGGCAGGTGGTAACTCTGACAGAGTGCCTGCCTGGGGATCACGta CACCTGCTGCAAGTGGAAGAACGCCCGCTTGGAAGGCCCAAGATATGTCTGGCGCCCGAACACCCGCATGGGCAGATGGTTCGCGGACTGTCAACCCATATGACGGCAGCCGTACGGCTTACGGGTCTGGTGGGCGCACGCCAGCCTGGCAGGCTGGTGGAAGAACCCCTGCCCCAGGTGATGCGTTTGGCGCTGGATCACGTACACCAGCTTATGGTGGAGGTGACAGCTGGGGCTCAGGATCCAAGACACCTGCTTGGGGGGTTACCGCGCCAACTCCAGGAGCCAGTGGCGGTGATTCGTGGGGTTCAAACTCGTACGACGCCCCTACTCCCGGTGGTGCACTCGGTGCCCCAACTCCCGGTGCCATGAACGCTCCTACACCTGGCGCTTACTCGGCGCCTACACCTGCTGCTATCAGTGCACCAACACCTGGTGGCTGGCAAGGCGGATGGGGAGCAGATTCGGCACCTACCCCTGCTGCTGGTGCTCCCACTCCTGGCTACTACGCTGCTCCTACCCCGGGAGCAAGTTACGGTCCACCAGAGACTCCTGGAGCCACTGGTCCTCGGTACACTGATGACGACTGA
- a CDS encoding hypothetical protein (BUSCO:11971at5125), whose amino-acid sequence MSQSHQFPPSLRQMQVGSMSAPRAGAGSGSGSGSGSGPQPHPQHDELHMSGLSQTGAPISMSPQEYENPPQIKFESSPSNSHYRNPSNTSVPNVLQPAGGLSARGAPASPNLPSPMQQSSPAASSVPHQPPSQAQQQQLPHHSQQPLQIPLQHGQPTRGYSGSPSASVASKPPLSMSHSYSRSSPAAGYDGSSSYHAYTPTTPGGSTSSHLMSPIDTTRYNAPGSQRNISNTPLGLADIRPRADSSMSDGTGAAMAYDANNAQPGTSNYLAPWAIYAFDWCKWPAQGNGAGKLAVGSYLEDGHNFIQILDSHITQTPQDVYTPGSSKFAMEFTKAAEATHSYPVTRLLWEPPSSQKQSTDLLATSGDHLRLWSLPSENPSTPSGTIGRRDNATTKLTPLALLSNSKTPDHTAPLTSLDWNTVSPSLIITSSIDTTCTIWDIPSLTAKTQLIAHDKEVYDVRFCAKSVDVFVSCGQDGSVRMFDLRSLEHSTIIYEPTGKEERDPNGGRVSPTLAQQTMANPPPLLRLATSPHDTHLLATFAQDSNAIRILDVRQPGQALLELRGHAGNINSIEWSPHRRGMLASGGDDCQVLLWDLYNSGQPINGTPQQDNPRSPVASWQCDYEIGNLGWVPQLPNSEYGEWLGVGAGRGIWGTRVM is encoded by the exons ATGAGCCAATCACATCAATTTCCTCCCTCACTGCGTCAAATGCAGGTGGGCTCCATGTCTGCTCCTCGCGCTGGCGCTGGttctggctcaggctcaggctctgGATCCGGCCCTCAACCCCATCCCCAGCACGACGAATTGCACATGTCGGGCTTGAGCCAAACTGGTGCTCCAATCTCCATGTCGCCTCAGGAATACGAAAACCCTCCCCAGATTAAATTCGAGtcttcgccctcaaactctCATTATAGGAACCCCTCCAATACTTCGGTGCCCAACGTCCTCCAACCTGCCGGTGGCCTGTCCGCTCGCGGCGCCCCAGCCTCGCCCAACTTGCCCTCGCCGATGCAGCAGTCTTCTCCCGCTGCTTCATCCGTCCCTCACCAGCCGCCGTCGCAAgctcagcagcaacagctccCTCATCACTCCCAGCAGCCACTGCAGATCCCTTTGCAGCACGGCCAGCCTACACGCGGATATTCAGGCTCTCCGTCCGCCTCAGTCGCGAGCAAACCCCCGCTGAGCATGTCTCACAGCTACTCTCGCTCCAGCCCAGCTGCTGGCTACGATGGCTCCTCTAGCTATCACGCATATACTCCCACAACGCCTGGCGGTTCTACCTCTTCGCATCTAATGTCGCCAATCGATACCACTAGGTACAATGCTCCAGGATCTCAGCGCAACATCTCCAACACCCCGCTTGGTCTAGCCGATATTCGTCCCCGCGCCGATTCGAGCATGTCCGATGGCACCGGAGCTGCCATGGCCTACGACGCCAACAATGCCCAACCAGGAACGAGCAATTATCTTGCGCCTTGGGCCATTTACGCTTTTGACTGGTGCAAATGGCCAGCCCAGGGCAATGGCGCTGGTAAGCTCGCTGTAGGGAGCTATTTGGAAGATGGGCATAACTTT ATTCAAATTCTTGATAGTCATATCACACAAACTCCTCAGGATGTCTACACTCCTGGTTCATCCAAGTTTGCCATGGAGTTCACCAAAGCTGCCGAAGCTACCCACTCGTACCCTGTGACCCGCCTATTGTGGGAGCCGCCTTCGTCGCAGAAGCAGTCTACTGACCTCCTCGCAACTTCGGGTGACCACTTGCGATTGTGGTCTCTTCCTAGTGAGAATCCTTCTACACCCAGTGGCACAATCGGCCGTCGCGACAATGCCACCACCAAGTTAACTCCTCTCGCATTACTCTCCAACTCCAAGACACCCGATCACACTGCGCCTCTAACATCGCTCGATTGGAACACTGTCTCTCCCAGTCTTATCATTACGTCTAGTATAGATACAACATGTACCATCTGGGATATTCCCTCACTCACGGCCAAGACTCAGCTCATCGCCCACGATAAAGAGGTTTATGATGTTAGGTTCTGTGCCAAAAGTGTGGATGTTTTTGTCAGTTGCGGTCAGGATGGTAGTGTCCGCATGTTTGATCTTCGAAGTCTGGAGCACTCGACAATTATCTACGAGCCGACAGGCAAGGAAGAGCGAG ACCCCAACGGTGGTCGCGTTAGTCCAACACTGGCTCAGCAAACGATGGCCAACCCTCCGCCGCTGCTTCGTCTTGCGACTTCACCTCACGATACCCACCTCCTTGCTACTTTCGCTCAAGACTCGAATGCCATTCGAATTTTGGACGTGCGACAGCCCGGTCAGGCCTTGCTCGAGCTGCGCGGACATGCTGGAAACATCAACTCCATCGAATGGTCGCCCCATCGACGAGGAATGCTTGCTTCAGGTGGTGACGACTGCCAGGTCCTTTTGTGGGATCTTTACAACTCTGGTCAACCCATCAACGGCACCCCCCAGCAAGATAACCCCAGGAGCCCTGTTGCTAGCTGGCAATGTGATTATGAGATTGGCAACTTGGGCTGGGTACCCCAACTTCCCAACTCTGAGTACGGCGAGTGGCTCGGTGTTGGCGCAGGTCGTGGTATCTGGGGAACAAGAGTCATGTAA